From the Synechococcus sp. WH 8016 genome, the window GCTGATGCCAATGCTGTTACTGCGATTGCAAAAGAAGCAGGTTTCATTATTTCTGCTGATGATCTAACTAAGGCTCAATCCGAACTTTCAGAACGAGAGCTGGAAGGCGTTGTTGGAGGTACTGTGATGCTAACTAAGGCTCAATCCGAACTTTCAGAACGAGAGCTGGAAGGCGTTGTTGGAGGTA encodes:
- a CDS encoding Nif11-like leader peptide family RiPP precursor, which gives rise to ADANAVTAIAKEAGFIISADDLTKAQSELSERELEGVVGGTVMLTKAQSELSERELEGVVGGTVMLTKAQSELSEVLGVC